The following are encoded together in the Pedobacter steynii genome:
- a CDS encoding sigma 54-interacting transcriptional regulator, whose amino-acid sequence MDHITIKTLGQLKAANYKSLAVKDELRKNLIIQLQSNEAGFEGILGYDETVIPELQTAILSRHNILLLGLRGQAKTRIARLMVNLLDEYIPYVSGSEIFDDPLNPISWYAKHEILIHGDETPISWQHRSERYTEKLATPDVTVADLIGDVDPIKAATLKLTYNDERVIHFGLIPRAHRSIFVINELPDLQARIQVALFNMLQEKDIQIRGFKLRLPLDVQFVFTANPEDYTNRGSIVTPLKDRIESQILTHYPKTIAISRKITFQEAKISEEQKAGIEADGLVKDLVEQVAFEARQSEFIDQKSGVSARLTISAYENLISSAERRMLVNREKKTFVRLSDLVGIVPAITGKIELVYEGELEGPAKVAHTLTGKAIKSLFSRYFPDPEKAKKSKSANPYLSITEWFTEGNTLDLSDRLTLASYKKELMQVEGLNALVKQFHPKLSENQTLLMMEFVLHGLAEYSQLNKKYLESGFGFSDMFDSLFNTGPDEEEDDLDFR is encoded by the coding sequence ATGGATCACATCACGATAAAAACACTCGGACAGCTCAAAGCTGCCAACTATAAATCACTGGCTGTAAAAGATGAACTTCGTAAAAATCTGATCATACAGCTCCAAAGTAATGAGGCTGGTTTTGAAGGCATCTTAGGCTATGATGAAACCGTTATTCCCGAACTTCAGACCGCCATTCTTTCCAGACATAATATTTTACTGCTGGGTTTAAGAGGCCAGGCAAAAACCCGTATTGCCCGGCTGATGGTTAACCTATTGGATGAATACATTCCCTATGTTTCCGGAAGTGAAATCTTTGATGATCCGCTGAATCCCATTTCCTGGTATGCAAAACACGAAATTTTAATTCATGGAGACGAGACGCCAATTAGCTGGCAGCACCGCAGCGAACGCTATACCGAAAAACTTGCCACGCCTGATGTAACAGTTGCCGATTTAATTGGCGATGTAGATCCGATTAAAGCAGCCACCCTGAAATTAACTTATAACGATGAAAGGGTAATTCACTTCGGACTAATCCCCAGAGCACACCGCAGCATCTTTGTGATCAATGAACTCCCCGATCTGCAAGCGCGCATCCAGGTTGCTTTATTCAATATGCTACAGGAAAAAGACATTCAGATCAGGGGATTCAAACTTCGCCTGCCATTGGATGTGCAGTTTGTATTTACCGCAAACCCTGAAGATTATACAAACAGGGGCTCTATTGTTACCCCTTTAAAAGACAGAATAGAAAGCCAGATTCTGACCCACTACCCTAAAACAATTGCGATTTCCAGAAAGATCACCTTCCAGGAAGCTAAGATTAGTGAAGAACAAAAAGCCGGTATTGAAGCGGATGGTCTGGTCAAAGATCTGGTAGAACAAGTGGCATTCGAGGCACGTCAAAGTGAATTTATAGATCAAAAGTCCGGAGTATCTGCAAGGCTGACCATCTCCGCCTATGAGAACCTGATCAGCTCAGCAGAACGGCGAATGCTGGTCAACAGAGAGAAAAAAACTTTTGTCAGGTTATCAGACCTGGTAGGGATTGTCCCGGCAATTACCGGTAAGATTGAACTGGTATACGAGGGAGAACTGGAAGGTCCGGCCAAAGTTGCTCATACCCTGACTGGAAAAGCGATAAAATCTTTGTTTAGTCGCTACTTCCCGGATCCTGAAAAAGCAAAAAAGAGTAAATCGGCAAACCCGTATCTAAGCATCACCGAATGGTTTACAGAGGGGAATACCCTGGACCTTTCAGACCGCCTGACGCTGGCCAGTTACAAAAAAGAGCTGATGCAGGTAGAAGGACTGAATGCACTGGTTAAACAATTTCACCCTAAATTGAGCGAAAATCAAACCTTATTGATGATGGAATTTGTGCTACACGGACTGGCCGAGTACTCTCAGTTAAATAAGAAATACCTGGAAAGTGGATTTGGATTCTCAGACATGTTCGACAGTCTCTTCAATACCGGACCGGACGAAGAAGAGGATGACCTTGATTTCAGATAA
- a CDS encoding sensor histidine kinase, with translation MISEKKTGYRKNFSLILTFIVLMSVLFCLSLYLAYNFSKKFIENEFASEKVNVLEQSIKPYNDFFQKKLPEVSYYNGYLDSTTASNFVDTVLLEYPFVSKVVFYDSEVRNTPVSDGLNTGKFSFGPKEIYQFGSLIPQDSVQLFSRENTRNFIVGDDFNALALKLVSYIESLDTSKVPDQDELFSNFSNVRSNKITYLNIPRMEDLKAYKQMLRNTLDPQPVYQQDMMSFHLDPYKIRIINSRPLLYQFIKIQPLTYDPLDTSAAYLSTEITLPGPFSDYKLYFISSKSFVDKEILSYFLPIALAILVFYGIVVLVAFLIYRNLNINQRMFKLQYDFVNNLTHEFKTPVSVIKIAGNNIKSATILTDRELKLYGKILDEEADKLNGLMNKLLAFTQIENKAIELNRDEINIEDFIESTVESHRLKHPDFDFTYEVTGFNTFMTDPVLLGSLFDNLAENAYKYSPPERKKLHISARLIKGRVVFRFTDHGIGIPSSEINNIFKKFFRIQNQYNQNGSVGLGLAFCKELVNFMKGEITVKSKVNKGTEFKIVLPYND, from the coding sequence ATGATCTCAGAAAAAAAAACGGGCTATCGTAAGAATTTTTCTTTAATCCTTACTTTCATCGTACTGATGTCTGTACTGTTTTGCCTGTCTTTATATCTGGCTTATAATTTCAGTAAGAAGTTTATTGAAAATGAATTTGCATCGGAAAAGGTCAATGTCCTGGAACAAAGCATCAAACCTTATAATGACTTCTTCCAAAAGAAACTGCCAGAGGTTTCTTATTATAACGGGTACCTGGATTCAACTACTGCTTCCAATTTTGTAGATACTGTATTGCTGGAATATCCTTTTGTATCTAAAGTGGTATTTTACGATTCAGAGGTTAGGAATACCCCTGTTAGTGATGGCTTAAATACCGGTAAGTTTTCCTTTGGGCCCAAAGAAATTTATCAGTTTGGCAGTTTAATTCCACAGGATTCTGTGCAGCTGTTTTCCAGAGAAAATACACGCAATTTTATTGTTGGGGACGACTTTAATGCCCTTGCCCTGAAATTGGTTTCTTATATTGAGAGTCTGGATACGAGTAAGGTTCCCGATCAGGATGAGCTGTTCAGTAACTTTAGTAATGTCCGCTCCAACAAGATTACCTACCTGAATATTCCAAGGATGGAAGACCTTAAAGCTTATAAGCAGATGTTGAGGAATACGTTGGATCCGCAGCCGGTTTACCAGCAGGATATGATGAGTTTTCATTTGGATCCTTATAAGATCAGGATTATCAATTCCAGACCACTGTTATATCAGTTTATTAAAATACAACCGCTGACCTATGATCCTTTAGATACTTCAGCCGCCTACCTGAGTACCGAGATTACCCTTCCCGGTCCTTTTTCCGATTATAAACTCTATTTTATCTCTTCAAAATCATTTGTTGATAAAGAGATTCTCAGTTATTTTCTACCCATTGCGCTGGCGATTCTTGTTTTTTACGGAATTGTAGTGCTCGTTGCCTTTTTGATTTACAGAAACCTGAACATCAATCAACGGATGTTTAAACTACAATATGACTTTGTAAATAACCTCACGCATGAATTTAAGACACCGGTAAGTGTGATAAAAATTGCGGGAAACAATATTAAAAGTGCCACCATTCTTACTGACAGGGAATTGAAACTATACGGAAAGATCCTGGATGAAGAGGCAGATAAGCTGAATGGATTAATGAATAAATTACTGGCCTTTACGCAGATTGAAAATAAGGCTATTGAATTAAACAGGGACGAAATCAATATAGAGGATTTCATAGAGAGCACAGTGGAGTCCCATCGGTTGAAGCATCCTGATTTTGACTTTACCTATGAGGTAACCGGCTTCAACACCTTTATGACTGATCCGGTTCTTCTGGGAAGCCTTTTCGACAACCTTGCGGAGAATGCTTATAAATACTCTCCTCCTGAACGTAAAAAATTGCACATCAGTGCCCGCTTAATAAAAGGAAGGGTGGTTTTCAGGTTTACCGATCATGGTATCGGGATCCCCTCCTCCGAAATTAATAATATCTTTAAGAAGTTTTTCCGCATTCAAAACCAATACAATCAAAACGGAAGCGTTGGCTTGGGTTTGGCTTTCTGTAAGGAACTCGTTAACTTTATGAAAGGCGAGATTACGGTAAAAAGCAAAGTAAATAAAGGAACAGAATTTAAAATTGTACTACCATATAATGATTAG
- the rfbC gene encoding dTDP-4-dehydrorhamnose 3,5-epimerase has product MNIIETPIAGLLIIEPKVWKDNRGYFYESFNAKTLADAGINVSFVQDNQSFSQKGALRGLHAQKDPFAQGKLVRVIQGKVIDVVVDIRKDSPTYGTHYAIELSGENHRQLWVPPGFAHGFLTLEDETIFTYKVSNYYDKASEIGLIWNDADLNIQWNKFLPEEGFIISDKDQILPAFKDFNSPF; this is encoded by the coding sequence ATGAATATTATAGAAACGCCCATTGCAGGCCTACTGATCATAGAGCCAAAAGTGTGGAAAGACAACCGCGGCTATTTTTACGAAAGTTTCAACGCAAAGACACTGGCAGATGCAGGCATTAATGTCAGCTTTGTCCAGGACAACCAATCCTTTTCACAGAAAGGAGCTTTAAGAGGTTTACATGCACAAAAAGATCCCTTTGCCCAAGGTAAACTTGTTCGGGTAATCCAGGGAAAAGTGATCGATGTTGTCGTAGACATCAGAAAGGACTCTCCTACTTATGGTACTCATTATGCAATTGAACTTAGCGGAGAAAACCACCGGCAACTTTGGGTTCCCCCAGGATTTGCACATGGTTTTTTAACCCTGGAAGACGAAACTATCTTTACTTACAAAGTAAGTAATTATTACGACAAGGCTTCAGAAATAGGGTTAATCTGGAATGACGCAGATCTGAATATTCAGTGGAACAAGTTCCTTCCTGAAGAAGGATTTATCATCTCTGATAAGGATCAGATCCTTCCTGCATTTAAAGATTTTAACAGTCCTTTCTAA
- a CDS encoding metallophosphoesterase codes for MGRLPVFIFLSVLLLAFDYYCYRAILSVFKKWKPGTRKLFTIIWWGYTTLLVIGVFTSFYANLFLSLKSVILVAYFLTVACKLVMLPFLVIDDARRFIIKLSRAVKPSSGPLVDPTTPETIAKPLPGEPISRSSFLVKAGLITAAIPLTSLSWGIARGAYDYKVKRRTLILPNLPASFEGMKLGQISDIHSGSFYNPRAVLGGVEMLLAEKPDLIFFTGDIVNDMATEMRDYQDIFSKVKAPLGVYSVLGNHDYGEYHFGKAPSAAKAKNLQDVIKTHQLMGWDLLMNEHRRLKINGEEIGILGIENWGTGRFPKYGRMDLATKDTGDLPVKLLLSHDPSHWRAEVLPKYPQIDAMFSGHTHGMQFGVRTEDFQWSPVQYIYKEWAGLYQEKSQQLYVNVGYGFLGYPGRVGILPEITIFELKRA; via the coding sequence ATGGGCCGATTACCCGTCTTTATATTTTTATCTGTTTTACTGCTGGCATTTGATTACTATTGCTACCGTGCCATTCTTAGCGTATTTAAAAAATGGAAACCGGGAACAAGAAAATTATTCACCATAATCTGGTGGGGTTACACCACATTGCTTGTAATCGGTGTTTTCACTTCTTTTTACGCCAATCTGTTCCTGAGCCTGAAATCAGTCATCCTGGTAGCTTATTTTTTAACTGTTGCCTGTAAACTGGTGATGCTTCCTTTCCTGGTTATTGATGATGCGAGAAGATTTATCATTAAGCTTTCCAGAGCGGTGAAGCCCTCATCAGGGCCCTTAGTGGATCCGACTACACCAGAAACGATTGCCAAGCCTTTGCCTGGTGAGCCCATCAGTCGCTCTTCCTTCCTCGTGAAAGCCGGGCTCATTACTGCAGCCATCCCCCTCACTTCCCTGAGCTGGGGTATCGCAAGAGGGGCTTACGATTATAAGGTTAAACGCCGCACGCTGATATTGCCGAATCTGCCCGCATCTTTTGAGGGCATGAAACTCGGACAGATCTCAGACATCCATTCCGGTAGTTTCTATAACCCCAGAGCAGTGCTTGGCGGGGTAGAGATGCTCCTGGCTGAAAAACCTGACCTGATCTTCTTTACCGGCGATATTGTGAACGATATGGCCACAGAAATGCGGGACTATCAGGATATTTTCAGCAAAGTAAAAGCACCATTAGGCGTCTATTCTGTCCTTGGAAATCATGATTATGGGGAGTATCATTTCGGTAAAGCACCCTCTGCAGCCAAAGCAAAGAATCTTCAGGATGTCATCAAAACTCATCAGTTAATGGGTTGGGATCTATTGATGAATGAACACCGACGTTTAAAGATCAACGGAGAAGAGATTGGAATCCTGGGGATTGAAAACTGGGGCACCGGACGCTTCCCTAAATATGGAAGAATGGACCTGGCCACCAAAGATACCGGCGACCTTCCCGTAAAATTACTTCTATCACACGACCCTTCTCACTGGAGGGCAGAAGTACTGCCCAAATATCCCCAGATCGATGCAATGTTCAGCGGACATACCCACGGTATGCAGTTTGGGGTAAGAACGGAAGATTTTCAATGGAGCCCGGTGCAATATATTTATAAAGAATGGGCCGGTTTATATCAGGAAAAAAGCCAGCAATTGTATGTCAATGTCGGATATGGTTTTCTGGGCTATCCCGGAAGAGTTGGAATTTTACCGGAAATAACGATATTTGAATTGAAACGCGCTTAG
- a CDS encoding DUF4286 family protein yields the protein MLLYNVTSIIEDAAADRWLQWMQELHIPAVMSTGKFVSHRLLKVVDSPNEGVTYCAQYVVDNMADYLDYQENHAPAFQAEAVAKFENQAVSFRTLMEYVI from the coding sequence ATGTTATTATACAATGTTACTTCAATAATTGAAGATGCCGCTGCCGACCGCTGGTTGCAGTGGATGCAGGAGCTCCACATTCCGGCGGTAATGTCTACAGGGAAATTTGTTTCTCATCGTTTACTGAAAGTAGTGGATTCTCCAAATGAAGGGGTTACTTATTGTGCCCAATATGTAGTGGACAACATGGCCGATTACCTGGATTATCAGGAAAATCATGCCCCGGCCTTCCAGGCTGAAGCAGTAGCGAAATTTGAAAATCAAGCCGTTTCCTTTCGCACGCTGATGGAATATGTAATCTAA
- a CDS encoding response regulator transcription factor, giving the protein MSKGIKILIVEDDENLRFLVVHRLKAEGYEIIEAGDGDAAGKMIISEKPDIVLLDWMLPGKQGSEVCEEVRKQGFENLIIMMTAKAQDIDKIDAYNFGVSDYVTKPFNMDVLVAMLENKVKFLLNSDRSEIHRFGNMEHHPNIHTLFRNEKKIELTILENRILLYFLRNPNKVINRDALMLEVWGYNSDVNTRTLDMHIVRLRKKIELNPDNPQLLQTVRGVGYRFNPA; this is encoded by the coding sequence ATGTCTAAGGGAATTAAAATATTAATAGTTGAAGACGATGAGAACTTAAGGTTTTTAGTAGTACATCGCCTAAAAGCAGAAGGGTATGAGATCATCGAGGCCGGAGACGGAGATGCGGCGGGAAAAATGATCATTAGCGAAAAACCAGATATTGTTTTACTGGATTGGATGCTGCCGGGTAAACAAGGTTCTGAAGTTTGTGAAGAAGTAAGGAAACAGGGTTTTGAAAACCTGATCATCATGATGACAGCAAAAGCTCAGGATATAGATAAGATCGATGCTTACAATTTTGGCGTTTCGGACTATGTGACCAAACCATTCAATATGGATGTACTGGTGGCAATGCTGGAGAATAAAGTGAAGTTCCTGCTCAACAGTGACCGCTCAGAGATCCACCGTTTTGGTAATATGGAACATCATCCTAACATCCATACTTTATTCAGAAATGAAAAGAAGATAGAGTTGACTATTCTTGAAAACAGAATTTTACTTTATTTTCTGAGGAACCCTAATAAAGTGATTAACAGAGATGCTTTAATGTTGGAAGTATGGGGATACAACTCAGATGTAAATACCAGAACCCTGGATATGCATATCGTTCGTCTTCGTAAAAAAATAGAACTCAATCCGGATAATCCTCAGTTACTGCAGACGGTAAGAGGAGTTGGATATCGTTTTAATCCGGCTTAA
- a CDS encoding tetratricopeptide repeat protein, translated as MKKIILILSLCLSVVCSSAQESVDDALAYQYYQQGQFQEAAILLEKLFNKTNSDAYFELYFTSLLKIKKFEEAEKLVKKLIRQNPKKPAYSIALGRFYQEKGQIAEANKQYLQAINNLPAEEYKIRELANNFYNFQAYDMAITTFLQGRKLMNDNKPFTFELLSIYRYKKDKNMLIQEYLNALPEMPQLLPQAESVLSTVFEDNADYQLLQAALLKKIQKEPQTEIYTKLLIWQYLQQQEYEMALRQLIAQDKRTKDDGTILYQTANTFLSNQAYPVAIKAYEYLLLKGKENPFYLPAKVELLNAKYQLLIAGKFENTAINELAAAYQSIMDEYGKTPQTVFALKKWVNLQAYYLNDLDKAEKGLEEALKITGLPIAETGQLKLDLGDIYILTQQPWEAILLYEQVAKQFENQAIGNEARYRSARLSFYQGNFTYAKSQADILKASTSQLIANDALNLSLLISDNLQSSTDSSALKMYADAEMLQFRNLPSKAMIKLDSIAIAFPNNSLLDDILMAKSRIYIKNNELTQAIAVLKELTEKQQASIWADDALFTLADLYERNIKDNEQAKALYQKLINDYPGSMYTTEARKRFRKLRGDIIGT; from the coding sequence ATGAAAAAAATAATTTTAATTCTATCCCTTTGCCTCTCTGTTGTATGTTCTTCCGCCCAGGAGAGTGTAGATGATGCGCTTGCCTATCAATATTATCAGCAGGGTCAGTTTCAGGAAGCGGCTATTTTATTGGAGAAGCTCTTCAACAAGACCAACAGTGACGCTTACTTTGAATTGTATTTCACTTCATTATTAAAGATTAAAAAATTTGAAGAAGCGGAAAAGCTGGTCAAAAAACTGATCAGACAAAATCCAAAAAAACCGGCTTACAGCATTGCACTCGGCCGATTTTACCAGGAAAAAGGGCAGATTGCCGAAGCCAACAAACAATATCTTCAGGCCATTAATAACCTGCCTGCAGAAGAATATAAGATCAGAGAACTGGCCAATAATTTCTATAATTTCCAGGCATATGACATGGCCATTACCACCTTTCTGCAGGGGAGAAAGCTCATGAACGACAATAAGCCTTTCACTTTTGAATTGCTGAGTATTTATCGTTATAAAAAGGATAAAAACATGCTGATCCAGGAGTACCTGAATGCGCTTCCTGAAATGCCACAATTGCTTCCTCAGGCAGAAAGCGTGTTGTCTACGGTCTTTGAAGACAATGCAGATTACCAGCTACTGCAAGCTGCTTTACTAAAAAAGATTCAAAAAGAACCTCAAACAGAAATCTATACAAAATTATTAATCTGGCAATACCTGCAACAACAGGAATATGAGATGGCACTGAGACAATTGATTGCACAAGACAAACGGACCAAAGATGATGGAACAATTCTATATCAGACCGCCAATACTTTTCTTAGCAATCAGGCCTATCCGGTAGCGATCAAAGCCTACGAATACCTGCTGTTAAAGGGTAAGGAGAATCCATTCTACCTCCCGGCAAAAGTTGAATTACTGAATGCCAAATATCAATTGCTGATTGCAGGAAAATTTGAAAACACAGCCATTAACGAATTAGCAGCAGCTTATCAATCCATTATGGATGAATATGGGAAAACACCGCAGACAGTCTTCGCCTTAAAAAAATGGGTAAATCTTCAGGCCTATTACCTGAATGATCTTGACAAGGCTGAAAAAGGCCTGGAAGAGGCGCTTAAAATCACTGGTCTTCCTATAGCAGAAACCGGGCAGCTAAAACTTGATCTTGGAGACATTTATATTTTAACCCAGCAACCCTGGGAAGCCATTCTGCTTTATGAACAGGTAGCAAAACAATTTGAAAACCAGGCGATCGGAAATGAAGCCAGATACCGCTCTGCCCGACTTTCCTTTTATCAGGGAAATTTTACCTATGCGAAATCACAGGCAGACATCCTGAAGGCCTCCACCTCACAGCTGATTGCCAATGACGCACTGAACCTGAGCCTGCTGATTTCGGACAACCTTCAATCCAGTACAGACAGCAGCGCACTAAAAATGTATGCTGATGCAGAAATGCTTCAGTTCAGAAACCTTCCTTCCAAAGCCATGATAAAATTGGATAGCATTGCTATAGCCTTCCCGAACAATAGCCTTCTGGATGATATCCTGATGGCAAAATCAAGAATCTATATTAAAAATAATGAACTTACTCAGGCGATAGCTGTATTGAAGGAGCTAACGGAAAAACAACAGGCCAGCATATGGGCGGATGATGCATTGTTTACGCTTGCCGACCTTTATGAGCGCAATATCAAAGATAATGAGCAGGCAAAAGCATTGTATCAGAAGCTGATCAATGATTATCCGGGCAGCATGTATACTACCGAAGCAAGAAAACGTTTTAGGAAACTTCGCGGAGATATTATTGGTACATAG
- a CDS encoding prolyl oligopeptidase family serine peptidase, with protein MIVYKRYFFLFLISLSFACQQKQEGARVIPLDDFFKSQDKVTYRVSPDGLNISYLKLEDSGLNLYIEDIATGKARKITHLKDKNVIFYLWVSNNDLIYYKEIDAAKRRSDVFIIDKEGANERQLSRNEQGKMRVLEDQLIDDKYLLVSSNKRDSTVFDVYRLNVRNGSMEMAAKNPGNITDWKTDSEGKLRLAISTDGGTTTMLYRAQEGQVFKPVMTNNFITTFKPVAFKHESPNIIYAISSVNRDKSALVEVDCNTGKELKVLFGNDSLNITEAQYSRKKQRMSFLTYETWKKEKHYLDDSIKIIYDDLDRLLPKTETQILSRDKAENVFVIRTFTDRNPGSYYLYFADKRKLRKLSDFNSAIREGEMSEMKAVNFQSKDGLKINGYLTLPLHVKAVHLPVVVLPHDGPVDRNLWGYNAEVQFLANRGYAVFQINYRGSSGYGKTFMSAGFKEWGGKIQSDINDGVAWLIHKKIADPKRIGIYGTGFGGNIALNSSYLSSGIYACAASNSGVINLFAYLKSIPPYHKNSLQMYYGIVGNPLTDADLIRKSSPLFQTDKINIPVFICQNVKDQNTNAGETLQFVKNLKKRNVNVTYLENEGILFPAKNQESRHQFYTTLEQFLETNLKNR; from the coding sequence ATGATTGTATATAAAAGATACTTCTTCCTGTTTTTAATATCTCTCAGTTTTGCTTGTCAGCAGAAGCAGGAAGGGGCACGTGTGATCCCTCTGGATGATTTTTTTAAATCTCAGGATAAGGTAACCTATCGTGTTTCTCCTGATGGACTGAATATCTCCTATCTGAAGCTGGAGGATTCGGGACTGAATCTTTATATAGAAGACATTGCTACCGGAAAGGCGAGAAAAATTACCCATCTGAAAGACAAGAATGTTATTTTTTATTTGTGGGTAAGTAACAATGACCTGATTTATTATAAGGAGATTGATGCTGCAAAACGCCGTTCAGATGTTTTTATTATTGACAAAGAAGGTGCAAATGAGCGGCAGTTGAGCCGGAATGAGCAGGGTAAGATGAGGGTTCTGGAAGACCAGTTGATTGATGACAAATACCTGTTGGTTTCTTCTAATAAAAGAGATTCTACTGTTTTCGATGTTTACCGGTTAAATGTGAGAAACGGAAGTATGGAAATGGCGGCCAAAAACCCGGGAAATATTACCGATTGGAAAACGGATTCAGAAGGAAAGCTGCGGCTTGCGATCAGCACAGATGGTGGGACGACCACCATGCTTTACCGGGCACAGGAAGGACAGGTATTCAAGCCCGTTATGACTAATAATTTCATTACCACATTTAAGCCTGTTGCATTTAAGCATGAAAGTCCTAATATCATCTATGCCATTTCCAGTGTAAACAGGGATAAAAGTGCATTGGTAGAAGTGGATTGTAATACCGGTAAAGAGTTGAAAGTACTTTTTGGCAATGATAGTCTAAACATTACCGAAGCTCAGTATTCAAGAAAAAAACAAAGGATGTCTTTTCTTACTTACGAAACCTGGAAGAAAGAAAAGCACTACCTGGATGATTCTATAAAGATTATATATGATGACCTGGATCGTCTGCTTCCTAAAACAGAAACACAAATCCTCTCGCGCGATAAAGCAGAAAATGTATTTGTAATCCGGACATTTACAGACCGTAATCCAGGGTCTTACTATCTTTATTTTGCAGACAAAAGAAAACTCAGGAAACTAAGTGACTTTAACTCTGCCATCCGGGAAGGGGAGATGAGTGAAATGAAAGCTGTTAACTTTCAATCGAAAGATGGACTTAAAATTAATGGTTACCTGACTCTTCCTTTACATGTTAAAGCGGTTCATTTGCCTGTAGTGGTGTTGCCACACGACGGTCCGGTAGACCGCAATTTATGGGGTTACAATGCCGAGGTTCAATTCCTGGCAAACAGAGGGTATGCTGTATTTCAAATTAATTATCGCGGTTCCTCGGGTTATGGAAAGACATTTATGTCTGCCGGCTTTAAAGAATGGGGAGGGAAGATCCAGAGTGATATCAATGACGGCGTAGCCTGGCTCATCCATAAAAAGATTGCCGATCCGAAAAGAATAGGAATCTATGGGACCGGATTTGGTGGAAATATCGCTTTGAATAGTTCTTACCTCAGCTCCGGGATTTATGCTTGTGCGGCTTCTAATTCTGGTGTAATCAATTTGTTCGCTTATTTGAAATCTATTCCGCCTTATCATAAGAACAGCTTGCAGATGTATTATGGGATTGTCGGGAATCCACTGACAGATGCTGATCTGATACGGAAGTCTTCCCCTTTATTCCAGACCGATAAAATCAATATTCCTGTATTCATTTGTCAGAATGTGAAAGATCAGAATACCAATGCGGGAGAAACCCTGCAATTTGTAAAGAACCTTAAAAAGAGAAATGTGAATGTTACCTATCTGGAAAATGAAGGGATTCTATTCCCTGCCAAGAACCAGGAAAGCAGGCATCAGTTCTATACCACTCTGGAGCAATTTTTAGAGACTAATCTTAAAAACAGGTAA
- a CDS encoding vWA domain-containing protein — MRGFHFSNFQPDDLPKGGFEELLKLFTQLLNYTAGDAGETLSWMNELDKQYKFTNNDYGMGDFIEDLKDKGYLKENPVNGERSITAKTEQTIRQSALEEIFGKLKKAGKGNHNSNISGIGEEKNADRREYTFGDSLDQIDMTASIHNAQINHGIGNFTLTERDLEVEEKDYKTLTSTVLMIDISHSMILYGEDRITPAKKVAMALAELIKTRYPKDTLDIVVFGNDAWPITVKDLPYLQVGPYHTNTFAGLELAADLLRRRKTHNKQIFMITDGKPTCLKENGRYYKNSMGLDRKVINKTLNMAAQCKRLNIPITTFMIAQDPYLQQFVREFTQINGGRAFYSSLTGLGEYIFEDYIKNRRKTVR, encoded by the coding sequence ATGAGAGGTTTCCATTTTTCTAATTTTCAACCAGATGACTTGCCAAAAGGCGGTTTTGAAGAATTGCTTAAGCTATTCACACAACTGCTCAATTATACTGCCGGTGATGCGGGAGAAACCTTGTCATGGATGAATGAACTGGACAAGCAATACAAGTTCACGAATAACGATTACGGGATGGGCGACTTTATTGAAGATCTTAAAGATAAAGGCTATCTCAAGGAAAACCCTGTCAACGGCGAGAGGAGCATCACCGCCAAAACTGAGCAGACCATCCGCCAGTCAGCGCTGGAAGAGATTTTCGGAAAACTCAAAAAAGCAGGAAAAGGAAACCATAACAGTAATATTTCCGGTATAGGAGAAGAAAAGAATGCCGACAGAAGGGAGTATACTTTTGGAGACAGCCTCGATCAGATTGATATGACGGCCTCCATTCATAATGCCCAGATCAACCACGGCATAGGAAATTTCACACTTACCGAACGGGATCTGGAAGTAGAAGAAAAGGACTATAAAACCCTTACCTCTACGGTACTTATGATTGACATCTCTCACTCCATGATCCTGTATGGCGAAGACCGGATTACGCCTGCTAAAAAGGTGGCTATGGCCCTCGCAGAACTAATTAAAACCCGTTATCCCAAAGATACACTTGATATTGTAGTTTTTGGGAATGATGCCTGGCCGATTACGGTAAAAGATCTCCCGTATTTACAGGTTGGCCCATATCATACCAATACCTTTGCCGGCCTGGAACTGGCTGCAGATCTGCTGCGCCGCCGGAAAACACATAATAAGCAGATTTTCATGATCACTGATGGTAAGCCAACCTGCCTGAAAGAAAACGGACGTTATTATAAAAACAGCATGGGGCTCGACAGAAAGGTGATCAATAAAACATTGAACATGGCTGCGCAGTGTAAACGGCTAAACATTCCCATTACCACTTTCATGATTGCTCAGGATCCCTATCTGCAACAATTTGTCCGGGAATTTACTCAGATTAATGGCGGACGAGCGTTTTATAGCTCTCTCACCGGGCTTGGAGAATACATTTTTGAAGATTATATTAAAAACAGAAGAAAAACGGTTCGATAG